From a single Bacillus sp. NEB1478 genomic region:
- a CDS encoding pyridoxamine 5'-phosphate oxidase family protein: MAKQEIPATLSPELFEYLQGEQLVLLGTIDAESNGPSINAISWVKSLSESKIRFTVTNNSRIVTNIKANSNVVLTVVALETVYSINGKANILEDTMDDVPLKLSKIEVDIEHVFESMFWGAKIVQEPVYEKTYNEKKAKELDEKVYQALMS; this comes from the coding sequence ATGGCGAAACAGGAAATACCTGCAACATTAAGTCCAGAACTGTTTGAATACCTGCAAGGAGAACAGCTCGTATTACTCGGAACAATAGATGCAGAATCCAATGGACCATCTATTAATGCGATTTCCTGGGTAAAGAGTTTATCTGAAAGCAAAATCCGTTTTACCGTTACAAACAATTCTCGGATCGTAACAAATATAAAGGCAAATTCCAATGTTGTTCTAACTGTAGTTGCACTCGAAACGGTTTATTCCATTAACGGAAAAGCGAACATTCTTGAAGACACTATGGATGACGTTCCATTGAAACTATCAAAAATCGAAGTAGATATTGAACATGTTTTTGAAAGTATGTTCTGGGGTGCGAAGATCGTACAGGAACCTGTATATGAAAAAACGTATAATGAAAAGAAAGCGAAAGAACTAGACGAAAAAGTGTACCAAGCTTTAATGTCATAA
- the iadA gene encoding beta-aspartyl-peptidase, whose product MFKLIKGGEVYAPHYLGKKDILLAAGKIANISDSIVWSSSIDIEVIDASGKIITPGFIDGHVHITGGGGEGGYKTRTPEIYLSDITTSGITTIVGVIGTDGTARTMTNLIAKAKGLKEEGISCYAHTGSYQVPVRTLTDSIQTDIMMVEEIIGVGEIAIADHRSSQPTAHELARLAAQARVAGMLSGKAGVVNIHLGDSKSMLSLIEEVIATTDLPISQFYPTHINRNSYVFEAGIQYAIKGGYVDFTTSTTKQFIEEGEVKSSTGLKRMLDAGVNSGQITFTSDAQGSLPAFNERGEFIGLRIGKVSSLYNEVRDAVQLEGIPLETALQTITSNPARILKLKNKGQLLTGLDADLVLLKKEDLTIHTVIALGQVMVRESKSVVKGTFEE is encoded by the coding sequence ATGTTTAAACTCATTAAAGGCGGTGAGGTATACGCACCTCATTATCTTGGTAAAAAAGATATACTTTTAGCAGCAGGAAAAATTGCAAACATCTCTGATAGTATTGTGTGGTCTTCTTCTATTGACATAGAAGTGATTGATGCCTCAGGTAAGATCATTACACCTGGGTTTATTGACGGTCATGTTCACATTACTGGAGGCGGCGGGGAAGGCGGATACAAAACGAGAACACCTGAAATCTATCTGTCGGACATCACTACTTCAGGAATAACTACAATTGTTGGTGTGATTGGAACAGATGGAACCGCTCGAACCATGACTAATTTAATCGCAAAAGCGAAGGGATTGAAAGAAGAGGGGATTTCGTGCTACGCCCACACTGGCTCTTATCAAGTACCTGTTAGAACGTTGACCGACAGTATCCAGACAGACATTATGATGGTTGAAGAAATTATTGGAGTCGGCGAAATTGCGATTGCAGATCATCGCTCAAGTCAGCCGACTGCACATGAGCTTGCAAGACTTGCCGCACAAGCTCGGGTTGCCGGCATGCTTTCAGGAAAAGCGGGAGTCGTCAACATACATCTTGGTGACAGCAAAAGTATGCTTTCATTGATCGAAGAAGTGATCGCGACAACTGATCTGCCGATTTCGCAATTTTATCCCACACACATTAACCGAAATTCATATGTGTTTGAAGCAGGGATCCAATACGCTATTAAAGGCGGTTATGTTGATTTTACAACTAGCACGACGAAGCAGTTTATTGAAGAAGGCGAAGTAAAGTCCAGTACTGGTTTAAAGAGGATGCTTGATGCAGGCGTCAATAGCGGACAAATCACATTTACTTCTGATGCCCAAGGAAGTTTACCGGCTTTTAATGAACGTGGAGAATTTATTGGTCTTCGCATCGGGAAAGTGTCTTCTTTATATAATGAAGTTAGAGACGCTGTTCAATTAGAGGGAATTCCACTGGAGACGGCCTTGCAGACGATTACTTCCAACCCTGCAAGAATTTTAAAACTGAAAAATAAAGGACAGCTGCTGACCGGGCTTGATGCTGATCTAGTTCTTTTAAAGAAAGAGGACCTTACCATTCATACTGTTATTGCACTCGGTCAAGTCATGGTGCGTGAAAGCAAGTCTGTTGTAAAAGGAACTTTTGAGGAATAA
- the hpaD gene encoding 3,4-dihydroxyphenylacetate 2,3-dioxygenase produces the protein MDFNIIRIARVVMNVTDLNASRDFYVNALGFIETDSSSEWIALRGLEEHCHHSLLLKKGEKPGVHVVSYKVWEEAHLAALETFFKGKGSKAIWYEADDAAGIGKTLRVEDPSGIPLEFFVEMKGVERCIQKYDLYRGARVQRIDHINCMVPDVEAAVSFYTKELGFRVSEYTATEDDRTWAAWLHRKPTVHDVAFMNGEGPRLHHVGFWLSDPMSLIHCCDVMASMGYADNIERGPGRHGLSNAFFLYVRDPDGNRIELYNGDYLTSDPDFKPVKWDINDPRRQTFWGHKAPDSWFNEATAFLDMKTGEAVKQKSPTLAQRKPDFVT, from the coding sequence ATGGACTTTAACATTATCCGGATCGCCCGTGTTGTTATGAATGTAACGGACTTAAATGCTTCAAGAGATTTTTACGTCAATGCATTAGGTTTTATTGAAACAGATTCCAGTTCAGAATGGATCGCATTGAGGGGACTGGAAGAACATTGTCACCATAGCCTTCTTTTGAAAAAAGGAGAAAAGCCTGGTGTTCATGTTGTCAGCTACAAAGTATGGGAAGAAGCCCATCTCGCTGCGTTAGAAACTTTCTTTAAAGGGAAAGGTTCCAAAGCGATCTGGTATGAAGCTGATGATGCAGCTGGAATCGGTAAAACATTGCGAGTGGAAGATCCCTCAGGCATACCTTTAGAATTTTTTGTGGAGATGAAAGGTGTCGAGCGCTGCATTCAAAAGTACGATTTGTACCGAGGTGCACGTGTTCAGCGGATCGACCACATTAATTGTATGGTACCTGATGTGGAAGCGGCTGTTTCCTTCTATACGAAGGAACTAGGATTTAGAGTTTCGGAGTATACAGCAACAGAAGACGACCGGACTTGGGCGGCATGGTTGCACCGTAAACCAACAGTCCATGATGTTGCTTTTATGAACGGTGAAGGACCAAGACTGCATCATGTTGGTTTCTGGCTGTCTGATCCGATGAGTCTCATTCATTGCTGTGACGTGATGGCGAGTATGGGTTATGCGGATAACATCGAGCGCGGTCCAGGACGACATGGATTATCAAACGCATTCTTCCTGTATGTCCGTGACCCTGACGGCAATCGAATTGAACTGTACAATGGGGATTACTTAACGAGTGATCCCGATTTTAAACCAGTTAAATGGGATATTAACGATCCTCGCCGGCAAACATTCTGGGGGCATAAAGCGCCTGACAGCTGGTTTAACGAAGCAACAGCCTTTTTAGACATGAAAACAGGAGAAGCTGTAAAGCAAAAAAGCCCGACACTTGCACAACGCAAGCCGGACTTTGTAACTTGA